A window from Candidatus Nitrospira neomarina encodes these proteins:
- a CDS encoding Spy/CpxP family protein refolding chaperone — MQGFKHFLVVVGLVTLVIGGTTSWAGADPGSAHDPHGKQPHAGMGYGKSDHEGMEHHGGLSPLDMKDELGLSEDQVTQLRPLELDYRKTMIQNGADLRLAMVDMGTLMDAKQVDMAAITRKVDEISLLQKNMMMYRVGVYLKVKEALSPVQYEQFRSRVREHMEDMAFHGGEMREGKNPHGEYSEKSHGHDGGIEKNHP, encoded by the coding sequence ATGCAGGGTTTTAAGCACTTCCTGGTGGTCGTAGGTTTGGTGACACTTGTCATAGGGGGAACAACATCCTGGGCAGGAGCGGATCCCGGGAGTGCTCACGATCCCCATGGGAAACAGCCTCATGCGGGAATGGGATATGGCAAAAGTGATCATGAAGGAATGGAGCATCATGGTGGTCTTTCTCCATTAGACATGAAAGACGAATTGGGTCTTTCTGAGGATCAGGTGACCCAGCTCCGCCCGCTTGAATTGGACTATCGGAAGACCATGATTCAAAATGGGGCCGATTTACGGTTGGCCATGGTCGATATGGGGACTCTCATGGATGCCAAACAAGTCGATATGGCTGCCATTACCCGAAAAGTTGATGAAATCAGCCTATTACAAAAAAACATGATGATGTATCGTGTCGGGGTTTATCTCAAAGTCAAAGAGGCCTTGTCGCCCGTGCAATATGAGCAGTTTCGGTCCCGGGTTCGTGAGCATATGGAAGACATGGCCTTTCATGGAGGGGAAATGCGTGAAGGAAAAAACCCTCATGGAGAGTATTCAGAAAAATCCCATGGTCATGATGGTGGGATAGAGAAAAACCATCCCTAA
- a CDS encoding citrate synthase — translation MEDYLPGLAGVPAAKSTISYVDGIQGILEYRGIPIEELATRSTFTETAFLLLFNRLPTQAELSRFHEDLTHHRRIKYRITDLLKCLPEHGHPMDALQAAVAALGMFYPVPDVRDDATRYWTAVRLIAKLPTIVAAFARLRHGDEQIQPRDDLSFAENFLYMLTEKVPAPDIARMFDICLILHAEHTMNASTFSGLVTASTLADPFTVIASAIGTLEGPLHGGANEAVIHMLEEIGTVEAIPAYLDHKFSLKQKIMGFGHRIYKVKDPRATVLQEFAQELDTRPDGNSLFTLARAVEQEMEKRVGPKGIRPNVDFYSGIIYHRMGIDTDLFTPVFAMARVAGWLAHCFEQYQDNHLFRPDQIYEGPRHRSYQSVETRETR, via the coding sequence ATGGAAGATTATTTGCCAGGCCTGGCAGGGGTTCCTGCTGCGAAATCAACAATCAGTTATGTCGATGGAATCCAAGGAATTCTAGAATATCGCGGGATCCCGATTGAGGAACTTGCAACCCGAAGCACCTTTACCGAAACGGCGTTTTTATTATTATTCAACCGGCTTCCAACTCAAGCAGAACTCTCCCGGTTTCATGAGGATCTTACGCACCATCGCCGGATCAAATATCGCATCACCGATCTCCTGAAATGCCTCCCGGAGCATGGACATCCGATGGATGCTCTCCAAGCGGCAGTGGCCGCCCTCGGCATGTTTTATCCGGTGCCGGATGTCCGGGATGATGCCACCCGGTATTGGACCGCTGTCCGGCTCATCGCCAAACTCCCCACCATCGTCGCGGCGTTTGCCCGCCTGCGTCATGGTGATGAGCAGATCCAACCACGTGACGACCTTTCCTTCGCCGAAAACTTTTTATACATGCTCACGGAGAAAGTTCCTGCTCCCGACATTGCCAGGATGTTTGATATCTGTCTGATTCTCCATGCCGAACACACCATGAACGCTTCGACATTTAGCGGACTGGTGACGGCCTCCACACTGGCCGATCCGTTTACGGTCATCGCCTCCGCCATTGGCACACTGGAGGGCCCATTACATGGCGGCGCCAATGAGGCGGTCATTCACATGCTGGAGGAAATAGGAACCGTTGAGGCTATTCCTGCATACCTGGACCACAAATTTTCTTTAAAGCAAAAAATTATGGGGTTCGGGCATCGGATTTATAAGGTCAAAGACCCACGCGCCACTGTGTTACAAGAATTCGCCCAAGAATTGGATACCCGACCGGATGGCAATTCTTTATTTACTCTGGCCAGGGCGGTTGAGCAGGAAATGGAAAAACGCGTGGGACCCAAAGGGATACGGCCCAACGTGGATTTTTACTCCGGGATTATTTACCATCGAATGGGCATCGACACTGATTTATTCACGCCGGTCTTTGCGATGGCCAGGGTGGCCGGGTGGTTGGCGCACTGCTTTGAACAATATCAGGATAATCACTTGTTCCGGCCTGACCAGATTTATGAGGGGCCCCGCCATCGGTCTTACCAATCAGTGGAAACGCGTGAAACCCGTTAA
- a CDS encoding FAD-binding protein, producing MNASYTYDVLVIGAGLAGMRAALAAHNQGASVAIMTKVHPVRSHSNAAQGGINAALTDRGDHWEDHAFETVKGSDYLSDQDAVEVLAQEAGQDIIALEHMGVIFNRNEEGHLGTRRFGGQKRARTFFVSDFTGQALLHVLYEQTLQANIPVYEEWFATSLVKDDQGRCAGVVAFEIRTGTFALFRAKAVIMATGGLGRVYEPSTNALICTGDGMAVAYRAGAPLMDMEMVQYHPTTLKGKGLLITEAARGEGAYLLNSKGERFMERYAPNMLELASRDVVSRAEQIEINEGRGIKGCVLLDCRHLGRAFLQDRLGQIYAEAKTFANIDLAEEPLPIRPGMHYQMGGIKTDTEGRCWDVQGQWAGVPGLFAAGETACVSLHGGNRLGANSLLDTVVFGRRAGTCAAEYASTIPSPSIPDSAIDADKHLVAGIVSRKGPGERAAAMRLEMGTTMNRHVSVFREEEGMETALHQITQLKARWPDLTIQDKGQVFNTGLIAALELGFMLDCAEAIIVGALTRQESRGAHFRTDYLDRDDEHWLKHVLLYHRPDAPPHVDYLPVRITQWQPQIRVY from the coding sequence ATGAACGCCTCCTATACTTATGATGTGCTCGTCATTGGGGCCGGTCTGGCGGGAATGCGGGCGGCTCTTGCCGCGCATAACCAAGGGGCTTCAGTGGCCATCATGACGAAAGTCCATCCTGTGCGCAGTCATTCCAATGCCGCACAAGGCGGCATTAACGCCGCCCTGACCGACCGGGGAGACCACTGGGAAGACCATGCCTTCGAAACGGTTAAAGGCAGTGATTATCTGAGCGACCAGGATGCCGTTGAGGTCCTCGCTCAAGAAGCCGGCCAGGATATCATCGCCTTGGAGCATATGGGGGTCATCTTTAACCGGAACGAGGAAGGCCACCTCGGGACGCGCCGATTCGGTGGACAAAAACGGGCCCGAACTTTTTTTGTGTCAGACTTTACCGGGCAGGCGCTGCTTCACGTGCTGTATGAACAAACGCTGCAGGCAAACATTCCCGTCTATGAAGAATGGTTTGCGACCTCCCTCGTGAAAGACGACCAGGGACGGTGTGCCGGAGTGGTGGCCTTTGAAATTCGCACAGGAACCTTCGCGCTCTTTCGAGCCAAAGCCGTGATCATGGCCACAGGCGGTTTAGGCCGGGTGTACGAACCCAGCACCAATGCCTTGATTTGTACGGGTGATGGCATGGCCGTGGCCTATCGGGCCGGGGCGCCCTTAATGGATATGGAAATGGTGCAATATCACCCGACGACGCTGAAGGGGAAGGGCCTCCTGATTACGGAAGCCGCCAGAGGAGAAGGGGCCTATCTTCTCAACAGCAAGGGAGAGCGCTTCATGGAACGCTATGCGCCCAATATGCTGGAGCTGGCTTCGCGGGATGTCGTCTCCCGTGCGGAACAAATCGAAATCAATGAAGGGCGTGGCATCAAAGGCTGCGTCCTGCTTGACTGCAGGCATTTGGGACGGGCCTTCCTTCAGGATCGTCTCGGACAAATCTATGCCGAAGCCAAAACGTTTGCCAATATCGATTTAGCCGAAGAGCCGTTACCCATCCGCCCAGGGATGCATTACCAAATGGGGGGCATCAAAACCGATACCGAAGGCCGATGTTGGGATGTCCAGGGCCAATGGGCCGGCGTGCCGGGTCTTTTCGCTGCGGGAGAAACCGCCTGCGTGAGCTTGCATGGCGGCAACAGGCTGGGCGCGAACTCTCTCTTGGACACCGTGGTATTTGGCCGACGGGCTGGAACATGTGCCGCAGAGTATGCCAGCACGATCCCTTCTCCCTCCATTCCAGACAGCGCCATTGACGCAGACAAACACCTGGTGGCCGGCATCGTGTCACGGAAAGGACCGGGAGAACGAGCGGCTGCGATGCGGCTGGAAATGGGCACCACCATGAACCGGCATGTGTCGGTCTTTCGTGAGGAGGAAGGCATGGAGACCGCCCTCCACCAAATCACCCAATTAAAAGCACGTTGGCCCGACCTCACCATCCAGGATAAAGGGCAGGTGTTTAATACCGGATTGATCGCGGCACTGGAATTGGGGTTTATGTTGGACTGTGCGGAAGCCATCATTGTGGGCGCGCTCACCAGACAGGAAAGCCGTGGGGCCCATTTCCGGACGGATTATCTTGATCGGGACGACGAACACTGGCTCAAACATGTGTTGTTGTATCATAGACCCGATGCTCCTCCACACGTCGACTATCTACCGGTGCGAATCACCCAATGGCAACCTCAAATTCGCGTCTATTAA
- a CDS encoding succinate dehydrogenase/fumarate reductase iron-sulfur subunit → MHTTLRIRRFNPEHDHPSSYYQEYDLEIDPSDSVLDGLIKIRETIDDSLTLRCSCRGAICGSCGMRINGHATLACKTKMISVASEGGTIQVEPMNNMPVIKDLVTDMAPFWSKIRQIQPWLQPEGPLPTAEYTASPESMSHLSGVMSCIMCGACVSDCTVLDVDKTFVGPAALAKAYRFVADPRDAATSQRLTSLNQAGGMWDCTRCMECIQVCPKGVGPMDRIMALRAKGLAEKVPATCGSRHAEVFSDIIKHKGILDEPMLAIRTFGLKNIGRLIGMIPMVVQSVFKGKVPLSGPLHRPIPGIQHIQRLFKQVRIKR, encoded by the coding sequence ATGCACACCACTCTTCGCATACGCCGCTTTAATCCTGAACACGATCATCCCTCCTCGTACTATCAGGAATATGACCTGGAAATCGATCCTTCCGACAGTGTCCTCGATGGACTCATCAAAATCCGGGAAACCATTGATGATTCTTTAACACTTCGTTGTTCCTGTCGTGGAGCCATTTGCGGATCTTGCGGCATGCGCATTAACGGACACGCCACACTGGCCTGTAAAACCAAAATGATTTCGGTCGCCTCGGAAGGAGGGACGATCCAGGTTGAACCCATGAATAACATGCCGGTCATTAAAGATCTGGTCACGGATATGGCGCCGTTCTGGTCAAAGATTCGACAGATTCAGCCGTGGCTCCAACCGGAAGGGCCGCTTCCCACCGCTGAATATACCGCCTCCCCGGAATCCATGAGCCATCTCTCCGGGGTCATGAGCTGTATCATGTGTGGCGCCTGCGTCTCCGACTGCACGGTCTTGGATGTCGATAAGACATTCGTCGGGCCTGCTGCCCTGGCGAAAGCCTATCGGTTTGTCGCCGATCCGCGAGATGCGGCCACTTCCCAACGACTGACTTCCCTCAATCAGGCGGGCGGCATGTGGGATTGCACCCGCTGCATGGAATGTATTCAGGTCTGCCCCAAAGGGGTAGGCCCGATGGACCGAATCATGGCGTTGCGGGCAAAAGGTCTGGCAGAAAAAGTTCCTGCTACCTGTGGCTCCCGACATGCCGAGGTATTTTCGGACATCATCAAACACAAAGGGATTCTTGACGAACCGATGCTGGCGATCAGAACCTTCGGCCTTAAAAATATTGGCCGATTAATCGGTATGATCCCCATGGTTGTTCAATCGGTCTTTAAAGGCAAAGTCCCTCTCTCGGGTCCGCTTCACCGGCCGATTCCGGGAATCCAACATATCCAACGGCTCTTTAAACAGGTCAGGATTAAACGATGA
- a CDS encoding CoB--CoM heterodisulfide reductase iron-sulfur subunit B family protein, which produces MKYAFFPGCVSKGACPELYQSVMQVYPRLGIELAEMTTASCTGAGVLQEKDLRLGDALNARTFALAEQQGLPIMTICSTCQGVMSQANHRLTTQPHYLQEINGLLQEEGLTYRGTTTIKHFLWILLEDVGEETLRRHITRRLSGLRAAPFYGCYIQRPTNALEFDRHPDRGKSLERIIEILGAEVVDFPGKTRCCGFPILTINEKNSLTMVATHTRDAKSHGADIMVTPCPLCHLNLDGMQTKAASQEQASIDLPILHLPQLLGLAMGLDTKSLGLQRNLISPESALARIGGGG; this is translated from the coding sequence ATGAAATATGCCTTCTTTCCCGGGTGCGTCTCAAAGGGAGCCTGCCCCGAATTGTATCAATCCGTCATGCAGGTCTATCCCAGATTGGGAATCGAACTCGCGGAAATGACCACCGCCTCCTGTACCGGTGCGGGTGTGTTGCAGGAAAAAGACCTGCGGCTGGGCGATGCGCTGAATGCCCGCACCTTTGCGCTGGCCGAACAACAAGGCCTCCCCATCATGACCATCTGTAGTACCTGCCAGGGCGTGATGAGCCAGGCCAACCATCGTCTCACGACTCAACCGCACTATCTTCAGGAAATTAATGGCTTGCTCCAAGAGGAAGGATTGACCTATCGGGGAACCACCACGATCAAACATTTTTTGTGGATTCTCCTGGAAGACGTGGGGGAGGAAACTTTGCGACGCCATATCACCCGTCGCTTATCGGGTCTTCGTGCCGCGCCGTTTTATGGGTGCTATATTCAACGGCCGACTAATGCCCTGGAATTCGACCGGCATCCTGATCGGGGAAAGTCCCTTGAACGGATCATCGAAATATTAGGAGCGGAGGTCGTGGACTTTCCAGGGAAAACCCGATGTTGCGGATTTCCCATTTTGACCATTAATGAAAAAAACTCGCTCACGATGGTCGCCACGCATACGCGGGATGCCAAATCACACGGAGCCGATATCATGGTTACCCCCTGCCCGCTCTGCCATCTCAACCTCGACGGCATGCAGACCAAAGCCGCCAGTCAGGAACAGGCATCTATCGATCTCCCGATTCTCCATCTTCCGCAACTGTTAGGCCTTGCCATGGGGTTGGATACCAAGAGCCTCGGATTACAACGAAACCTTATTTCTCCTGAATCGGCTCTGGCTAGAATTGGTGGCGGCGGATAA